The following are from one region of the Stanieria cyanosphaera PCC 7437 genome:
- a CDS encoding serine/threonine protein kinase → MTTSSKITGVLSRGTELLSGVYQIRKVLGQGGFGITYQGVDTRLNRPVALKEFFPEGCWRQGTTVISAGRWTVDTYSDAKQKFLQEGQTLGQFNHPGIVRVFYYFEENNTAYMVMEYLHGKTLAELLSLRGGKMSETEALQYMEKIGKALEILHNAQFLHRDIKPDNIMLTNDGRVVLIDFGAARDFTARNTQRFTAMFTPGYAPLEQYGQALKMGPYTDLYALGATLYHLLTGVVPLSAVERAAGMELKSARQLNPEIRPHISQAITTAMAMEVQARAQSVGEFLQLLRGNQANFLAEEQLNFYQSFQDPWSPFNSCPRINPKPTNSSDSWF, encoded by the coding sequence ATGACTACTTCTAGTAAAATTACTGGAGTTCTCTCCCGTGGAACAGAGCTTTTAAGCGGTGTATATCAAATCAGAAAAGTTTTAGGACAAGGCGGATTTGGTATTACCTACCAGGGTGTAGATACTAGATTAAATCGACCTGTAGCTCTGAAAGAGTTTTTTCCCGAAGGTTGTTGGCGACAAGGTACAACTGTAATTTCCGCAGGAAGATGGACAGTGGACACCTATAGTGATGCAAAACAGAAGTTTCTTCAAGAAGGGCAAACTTTAGGACAATTCAACCATCCAGGCATAGTCAGAGTCTTTTATTACTTTGAAGAAAACAATACTGCTTATATGGTAATGGAATATCTTCACGGTAAGACTTTGGCGGAGTTACTCTCTCTGCGCGGTGGAAAAATGTCGGAAACGGAAGCTTTACAATATATGGAAAAAATTGGTAAAGCTCTAGAAATTCTACATAACGCTCAGTTTCTACATCGGGATATCAAGCCTGATAACATCATGTTAACAAATGATGGCAGGGTGGTTTTGATTGATTTTGGAGCAGCAAGGGATTTTACTGCTCGTAATACGCAAAGATTCACCGCTATGTTTACCCCTGGATATGCGCCGTTAGAACAATATGGTCAAGCCTTGAAAATGGGACCTTATACTGACCTTTATGCTCTCGGTGCAACTTTATACCATTTACTCACAGGCGTAGTTCCTTTGTCTGCGGTAGAAAGGGCAGCAGGAATGGAGTTGAAATCAGCCCGACAACTTAATCCTGAGATTAGACCCCATATTTCTCAAGCAATTACTACAGCAATGGCGATGGAAGTTCAAGCACGCGCACAATCGGTAGGAGAATTTCTTCAGCTTTTACGGGGTAATCAAGCTAATTTTTTGGCAGAAGAACAATTAAATTTTTATCAATCTTTTCAAGATCCTTGGAGTCCCTTTAATTCATGCCCAAGAATTAATCCTAAACCGACTAATTCTTCTGATTCTTGGTTTTAA
- a CDS encoding glycosyltransferase family 2 protein, translated as MFSIYILTYNEEIDIAACIESASVTDDVIVVDSFSTDRTVEIASTYPVRVVQHKFESHGKQRTWMLKNIPTKYEWVYILEADERMTPELFAECLAAIKSQQAIGYYVAERVMFMGKWIRHSTQYPRYQMRLFEKRKVWFDDYGHTEREVCLGNTGFLRETYPHYTSGKGLSRWLDKHNRYSTDEAAETIKQLNKGKVNWQQLFFGKSEVERRRALKDLSLRLPFRPLIRWFYMYFILGGIWDGKAGFAWCTLQAFYEYLIILKVEEMQASFPPQVKANLQQNIDLNPETKVEVLFHSSVS; from the coding sequence ATGTTTTCAATTTATATCCTTACTTACAACGAAGAAATTGATATTGCTGCTTGTATCGAATCTGCTTCTGTGACTGATGATGTAATTGTTGTTGATTCTTTTAGTACAGATCGTACCGTAGAAATTGCGTCTACTTATCCTGTGCGAGTTGTACAACACAAATTTGAAAGTCACGGGAAGCAACGAACTTGGATGCTAAAAAATATTCCCACTAAATATGAATGGGTTTATATTCTTGAGGCTGATGAAAGAATGACTCCAGAATTATTTGCAGAATGTTTAGCAGCAATTAAATCTCAACAAGCGATCGGTTATTATGTGGCAGAAAGAGTAATGTTTATGGGTAAATGGATTCGCCATAGTACCCAATATCCTCGTTATCAAATGCGTTTGTTTGAAAAAAGAAAAGTCTGGTTTGATGATTATGGTCACACTGAAAGAGAAGTTTGTTTAGGTAATACTGGATTTTTAAGAGAAACTTATCCTCATTATACTTCTGGTAAAGGTTTAAGTCGTTGGTTAGATAAACACAATCGTTACTCAACGGATGAAGCAGCAGAAACTATTAAGCAACTTAACAAAGGTAAAGTTAATTGGCAACAATTATTCTTTGGTAAATCAGAAGTAGAAAGAAGACGTGCCTTAAAAGACTTGTCTTTACGTTTGCCTTTTCGTCCTTTGATTCGTTGGTTTTATATGTATTTTATCCTTGGTGGTATTTGGGATGGTAAAGCAGGATTTGCTTGGTGTACTTTACAGGCATTTTATGAGTATTTAATTATTTTAAAAGTAGAAGAAATGCAAGCTTCTTTTCCTCCACAAGTAAAAGCTAATCTTCAGCAAAATATTGATTTGAATCCTGAGACGAAAGTTGAGGTTTTGTTCCACTCTTCAGTAAGTTAA
- a CDS encoding right-handed parallel beta-helix repeat-containing protein, which produces MNRRIFLTWIWLGFLASSSPRAIASIITQNKHHSDFNSSSNNSKAVVFYVATNGSDRWSGKRKRSNYAKQDGPFATLKRARDAIRELKHQQGGTLQQPVTVLLRGGTYFLSEPLILTPEDSGTADYPITYRAYPNEKPIISGGQPITNWKKQGDLWVANLPKVKQKQWYFRLLRVNEHWAIRARYPNFDPKHPLTGGWLYVDQPESVSEQSLRDRLPLSPDKFPNWQNWEGAEVHIFLKRNYGNAIFPVSDVDRDNHSLLGNFVNTSYPTDFGNRFLIENVREALDSPGEWYLDIKTGELLYWSTEADFPNNVEVVAPIMTKLIMLQGESQTESFVEHLNFQELTFTDTDYTLADYYFVSADAAIWLSATRQCTIENCFFTNLGGNAIWLEQHSHNNQIVSNQMKHLGNGGVVLWGKTENQPFDNLIAANEFEDLGKIYKHTSGVYVISGSGNKIAYNQIKHSSRYGIYLVSLGNDHYSHNNLIEFNEVIDSSLETVDTCAIGTLGRDQQPSNNIIRFNSIRNVVGMGTTTSGEIISPYFSWGFYLDDYSSKITIYGNIVVGTVLGAICLNGGKNNYVENNIFIDGLRMQIRLRTRDEFMTDNIFLRNIIVYKESDAKLWASAGTWRRDIISECDFNLYWQQEDLDIAKIKESITPEGNLNQWQAAGFDLNSLIAEPLFVAPEKDDFRLQSNSPAFKLGFQKIPVEQIGLKGFNSNQGKA; this is translated from the coding sequence ATGAATCGTCGAATTTTTTTGACCTGGATCTGGTTAGGTTTTTTAGCGAGTAGTTCTCCTAGAGCGATCGCTAGTATCATCACGCAGAATAAACACCACTCAGACTTCAATTCTTCATCAAACAACTCAAAAGCAGTCGTTTTTTATGTAGCCACCAATGGTAGCGATCGCTGGTCGGGAAAACGGAAAAGATCAAATTATGCCAAACAAGACGGCCCTTTTGCGACTCTAAAACGAGCGCGGGATGCAATCCGAGAACTTAAACATCAGCAAGGTGGAACTCTTCAGCAACCTGTAACTGTATTACTGCGCGGTGGCACTTACTTTTTGTCAGAACCACTAATCTTGACTCCTGAAGATTCTGGGACAGCAGATTATCCGATTACCTATAGAGCATATCCCAACGAAAAACCAATCATTAGTGGTGGACAACCTATAACCAATTGGAAAAAACAAGGCGATCTCTGGGTTGCCAACTTACCCAAAGTAAAACAAAAACAATGGTACTTTCGCTTGCTTCGGGTTAACGAACATTGGGCAATTCGCGCTCGTTATCCTAACTTCGATCCGAAACATCCTCTTACAGGAGGTTGGTTATATGTAGATCAACCAGAAAGTGTTTCTGAGCAATCTTTACGCGATCGCCTTCCGCTCTCTCCTGACAAATTTCCGAATTGGCAAAACTGGGAGGGAGCAGAAGTCCATATTTTTTTGAAACGTAATTATGGCAATGCCATTTTTCCAGTCTCTGATGTGGATCGAGACAATCATAGCCTGTTAGGTAATTTCGTTAACACCAGTTATCCTACTGATTTTGGTAATCGCTTTTTGATTGAAAATGTTCGTGAAGCTCTAGATAGTCCTGGTGAGTGGTATTTAGACATCAAAACTGGTGAGTTATTGTATTGGTCGACAGAAGCTGACTTTCCCAACAATGTAGAAGTAGTCGCACCTATCATGACTAAGCTAATTATGTTACAGGGAGAAAGCCAAACAGAAAGTTTTGTCGAACACCTTAATTTTCAAGAATTAACTTTCACAGATACCGACTACACTTTGGCAGACTATTATTTTGTCTCGGCAGACGCTGCGATTTGGTTATCAGCAACCCGACAATGCACCATCGAAAATTGCTTTTTTACCAATCTTGGCGGAAACGCAATCTGGCTAGAACAACACAGTCACAATAATCAGATCGTAAGCAACCAGATGAAACATTTAGGCAATGGTGGTGTCGTACTTTGGGGAAAAACCGAAAACCAGCCCTTCGACAATCTAATTGCTGCAAATGAATTTGAAGATCTTGGCAAAATCTATAAACATACAAGCGGTGTCTATGTAATATCTGGCAGTGGTAATAAAATTGCTTACAACCAGATTAAACATTCATCTCGCTATGGTATCTATCTCGTCTCTCTAGGTAACGATCATTATTCCCATAACAACCTGATCGAATTTAATGAAGTCATAGATTCTAGTCTAGAAACAGTCGACACCTGTGCCATTGGAACTTTAGGAAGGGATCAACAACCAAGCAACAATATCATTCGTTTTAACTCGATTCGTAACGTCGTCGGCATGGGAACTACAACAAGTGGAGAAATTATCTCACCATATTTCTCTTGGGGATTTTATCTTGATGACTACAGCAGTAAAATCACAATTTATGGAAATATTGTTGTGGGAACAGTATTAGGCGCGATTTGTCTTAACGGTGGCAAAAATAATTATGTCGAAAATAATATCTTTATCGATGGCTTAAGAATGCAAATTCGATTGCGGACACGGGATGAGTTTATGACAGATAATATTTTTTTGCGTAACATCATCGTGTACAAAGAGTCAGATGCAAAGCTCTGGGCAAGTGCTGGAACATGGCGACGCGATATCATATCAGAATGTGATTTTAATCTTTACTGGCAACAAGAAGATTTAGACATAGCCAAGATTAAAGAATCTATCACCCCTGAAGGAAACTTAAATCAATGGCAAGCAGCAGGATTTGATCTCAATTCCTTAATTGCAGAGCCGTTATTTGTTGCTCCTGAAAAGGATGACTTTAGGCTTCAGTCTAATTCCCCTGCTTTTAAATTGGGTTTTCAAAAGATTCCCGTCGAACAGATTGGGTTAAAGGGTTTTAATTCCAATCAAGGCAAAGCTTAA
- the tnpA gene encoding IS200/IS605 family transposase, with protein sequence MTTQLRQERHSVSDLKIHLVCVIKYRRSILTAESLSVIEKSFAEVARKMNFKILEFNGESDHIHALIEFPPKLSVSQMVNALKGVSSRRYGQAGFKKPYGKDALWSPSYFTSTVGGAPLEVLKKYIQKQEKPC encoded by the coding sequence ATGACAACTCAACTTCGCCAGGAAAGACACAGCGTATCTGACCTTAAGATTCACTTGGTCTGTGTAATTAAATACCGTAGGTCGATTCTAACGGCTGAAAGCCTGAGCGTAATTGAGAAATCTTTTGCGGAAGTTGCGCGAAAGATGAATTTCAAAATTCTGGAATTTAATGGAGAATCTGACCATATCCATGCGCTCATTGAGTTTCCTCCAAAGTTGTCTGTATCGCAGATGGTTAATGCTTTAAAAGGAGTCTCTAGTCGTCGCTATGGTCAAGCAGGGTTTAAAAAGCCTTACGGAAAGGACGCTCTGTGGAGTCCAAGCTACTTCACTTCAACCGTAGGCGGCGCACCTCTTGAAGTCTTAAAGAAATACATTCAAAAGCAAGAAAAGCCCTGCTAG
- a CDS encoding M48 family metallopeptidase — protein MPTYTGISSEAFRHPLDYQAEQTLRGVPGFDLVASNFVKYFYERPQNIYLLGNCIQAGVRQYSTLYGIFRECVRDLDISPEPIVYVDQNPLANSYALGRNEPYIVVNSEILDLMDEAELRTVLAHELGHIKCEHTILIQMAIWVMGAASLLGELTLGFGNLISSGLIYAFYEWRRKAELSADRAALLVMDDLEPIIKTMMKLAGGSKKYAHEISLKEFKKQAENYQELDRDSLNQIYKFLIYNGGNGTFLSHPFPVERLHYLQQWATSSEYQQIKQGNYQRVGAEGSVEVKVEETPTEVEELQRQLEELQQEIERIKSQKKSS, from the coding sequence ATGCCTACTTATACTGGAATATCTAGTGAAGCTTTTCGACATCCTCTTGACTATCAAGCTGAACAAACCTTACGCGGTGTTCCTGGGTTTGACTTAGTAGCAAGTAATTTTGTTAAATATTTTTACGAACGTCCACAAAATATCTATCTTCTAGGTAATTGTATTCAGGCAGGTGTAAGGCAATACTCGACTCTCTACGGTATTTTTCGGGAATGTGTTCGAGACTTAGATATTTCCCCTGAACCAATTGTTTATGTCGATCAAAATCCCTTAGCTAATAGTTACGCTTTAGGACGTAACGAACCTTATATTGTGGTCAATAGTGAAATTCTAGACTTAATGGATGAGGCAGAATTACGAACTGTTTTAGCCCATGAATTAGGACATATTAAATGTGAGCATACCATTTTAATTCAGATGGCAATTTGGGTGATGGGGGCTGCTTCTTTACTAGGAGAATTAACTTTAGGATTTGGTAATTTAATTAGTAGTGGTTTAATTTATGCCTTTTATGAATGGCGTAGAAAAGCTGAATTATCTGCGGATCGGGCTGCTTTATTAGTTATGGATGACCTTGAGCCTATTATTAAAACTATGATGAAATTGGCGGGAGGAAGTAAGAAATACGCTCATGAAATTAGTTTAAAAGAGTTTAAAAAACAAGCGGAAAATTATCAAGAACTAGACCGAGATAGCTTGAATCAAATTTATAAATTTTTAATTTATAATGGCGGAAATGGTACTTTTTTAAGTCATCCTTTTCCTGTCGAAAGATTGCATTATTTACAACAATGGGCAACCTCTTCAGAATATCAACAAATCAAACAAGGTAATTATCAAAGAGTTGGGGCAGAAGGTTCAGTAGAAGTAAAAGTTGAAGAAACGCCGACCGAAGTAGAAGAATTACAGCGTCAATTAGAAGAATTACAACAAGAAATTGAGCGAATTAAATCTCAGAAAAAATCTTCTTAA
- a CDS encoding RNA-guided endonuclease InsQ/TnpB family protein: MKARYQYRFYPTIQQQVSLAQLFGCVRVVWNDALAFCKESEKLPGYNKLAARLTQTKRLETREWLREVSSVPLQQSLRQLDTAYKNFFESRNGKRKGSKVGSPKFKKKVSRQSATFANTAFKVSDGEVYLAKIGNLKPVWSRELPSHPSSVTVIKDCAGRYFLSFVVEVVPNQVEAKNQSIGIDLGIKTFAVMSNGFKATSPDYSKQNRKVRKLQKKLARQQKDSKRRNKTRLQIAKLHNRIAETRKDFLHKLSTKTVNDNQVIVLEDLNVSGMVKNRRLARAISLQGWREFRNLCEAKSEKSGRTFQTIDRWQPTSQVCCDCGFRWGKIDLSVRFVVCLSCGIEQDRDENAAKNIEMVGIGHCHDLKRTQRDCRTSSLAGLDEVSRITAASAQ; this comes from the coding sequence ATGAAAGCTCGATATCAATACAGATTTTACCCAACCATCCAACAACAGGTGAGTTTAGCTCAACTGTTTGGCTGTGTTCGAGTTGTCTGGAATGATGCCTTAGCTTTCTGCAAGGAGTCGGAAAAGCTGCCAGGGTATAACAAGCTTGCTGCCAGGTTGACTCAAACCAAAAGACTCGAAACAAGAGAATGGTTAAGGGAGGTTTCTTCTGTCCCATTGCAGCAATCCTTAAGACAATTAGACACTGCCTACAAGAACTTTTTCGAGTCCAGAAATGGAAAGAGAAAAGGCAGCAAAGTAGGCTCACCTAAATTTAAGAAGAAAGTGAGTCGCCAGTCAGCAACCTTTGCCAATACGGCTTTTAAGGTTTCTGATGGTGAAGTCTATTTAGCTAAGATTGGTAATTTAAAGCCAGTTTGGTCTAGAGAACTTCCCTCACATCCAAGTTCTGTAACTGTGATTAAAGATTGTGCTGGACGCTATTTTCTAAGCTTTGTAGTTGAGGTTGTACCTAATCAAGTTGAGGCTAAAAATCAAAGTATTGGAATTGATTTGGGTATCAAAACGTTTGCTGTGATGAGCAATGGCTTTAAGGCAACAAGCCCCGACTACTCGAAACAGAATCGTAAAGTTCGCAAACTACAGAAGAAGTTAGCACGCCAACAAAAGGACTCTAAACGGAGAAATAAGACTCGTCTTCAAATTGCCAAACTGCATAATCGGATTGCCGAGACTCGGAAAGATTTTCTACATAAACTATCGACTAAAACAGTTAACGACAACCAAGTGATTGTTTTGGAAGATTTAAATGTGTCAGGAATGGTTAAGAATCGTCGATTAGCCAGAGCGATTAGTTTGCAAGGCTGGCGAGAGTTTAGAAATTTGTGTGAAGCTAAGTCGGAAAAGTCTGGTCGGACATTTCAAACGATTGATAGATGGCAACCGACTAGCCAAGTTTGCTGTGACTGTGGTTTCAGGTGGGGGAAGATCGATCTTTCAGTACGTTTTGTAGTCTGTTTGAGTTGCGGTATAGAGCAAGACAGAGACGAAAATGCAGCAAAAAATATAGAAATGGTCGGGATAGGGCATTGCCACGACCTTAAACGGACGCAGAGAGACTGTAGGACCAGTTCGCTGGCAGGACTCGATGAAGTGTCAAGAATCACTGCGGCTTCAGCCCAGTGA
- the gyrB gene encoding DNA topoisomerase (ATP-hydrolyzing) subunit B, producing the protein MTSSYGADQIQVLEGLEAVRKRPGMYIGSTGPRGLHHLVYEVVDNSIDEALAGYCTHIEIELNADGSVRVTDDGRGIPTGIHPKTGKSALETVMTVLHAGGKFGGGGYKVSGGLHGVGVSVVNALSEWVEVTVWRDQKIHTQRYERGIPSGDLVVQANIQEPQRTGTAVHFFPDTKIFTETIHFEYNVLAGRLRELAYLNAGVKITFTDHRIEETRQEIYFYEGGIKEYVTYMTREKEPLHQDIIYVQGEKNGVNIEVALQWCVDAFNDNLLGFANNIRTIDGGTHLEGLKTVLTRTINNIARKRNKIKENESNLGGENVREGLTGVISVKVPDPEFEGQTKTKLGNTEVRGIVDSLVGEVLNEYLEFNPQVADSVIEKAVQAFKAAEAARRARELVRRKSVLESSPLPGKLADCSSRDPGESEIFLVEGDSAGGSAKQGRDRQFQAILPLRGKILNIEKTDDAKIYKNNEIQSLITALGLGIKGEEFDSSQLRYHRVVIMTDADVDGAHIRTLLLTFFYRYQRELVDQGYVYIACPPLYKVERGRNHYYCYSDRELQQLTREFPANANYTIQRFKGLGEMMPEQLWETTMNPETRTLKRVEIEDAAEADRIFTVLMGDRVAPRREFIETHGSRLDLNELDI; encoded by the coding sequence ATGACTAGTAGCTACGGTGCAGATCAGATTCAAGTTCTTGAAGGTCTAGAAGCAGTACGCAAGCGTCCAGGGATGTATATTGGTTCGACAGGACCAAGGGGACTTCATCATCTAGTATACGAGGTGGTAGACAATTCAATCGATGAGGCACTAGCTGGCTATTGTACCCACATTGAAATAGAGCTTAATGCCGATGGTTCTGTTCGTGTCACTGATGATGGCAGGGGTATTCCGACAGGGATTCATCCTAAAACGGGTAAGTCTGCTTTAGAAACAGTCATGACTGTCTTACACGCTGGTGGTAAATTTGGTGGAGGTGGTTACAAAGTTTCTGGAGGATTACACGGTGTTGGTGTATCTGTAGTAAACGCATTGTCCGAATGGGTAGAAGTAACCGTCTGGCGCGATCAAAAAATTCATACTCAACGTTACGAGCGAGGTATTCCCAGTGGTGATTTAGTAGTTCAAGCCAATATTCAAGAACCGCAGCGCACGGGAACAGCAGTACATTTCTTTCCAGACACTAAAATTTTTACTGAAACTATTCATTTTGAATACAATGTCTTGGCAGGAAGATTAAGAGAATTAGCTTATCTCAATGCGGGAGTAAAAATTACTTTTACTGACCATCGTATAGAAGAAACCCGTCAAGAAATCTATTTTTATGAAGGTGGGATCAAAGAGTATGTCACCTACATGACAAGGGAAAAAGAACCTCTACATCAAGATATTATTTATGTTCAAGGTGAAAAGAACGGCGTAAATATCGAAGTTGCTTTGCAGTGGTGCGTTGATGCCTTTAATGATAATTTGTTAGGCTTTGCAAATAATATCCGTACTATTGATGGCGGTACTCATTTAGAAGGATTAAAAACTGTTCTTACCAGAACGATCAACAATATTGCTCGTAAACGCAACAAAATCAAAGAAAATGAATCTAATCTGGGGGGCGAAAACGTCCGCGAAGGTTTAACTGGGGTAATATCGGTTAAAGTACCCGATCCAGAATTTGAAGGACAAACCAAAACCAAACTAGGTAATACAGAAGTCCGAGGAATAGTAGATTCTTTAGTTGGGGAAGTTCTCAACGAATATTTAGAATTCAATCCTCAAGTAGCAGATTCTGTGATTGAGAAAGCAGTTCAAGCTTTTAAAGCAGCAGAAGCAGCAAGAAGGGCAAGAGAATTAGTCCGACGCAAATCAGTTTTAGAATCTTCTCCCTTACCTGGTAAATTAGCAGATTGTAGTTCTCGCGATCCAGGAGAGTCAGAAATATTCCTCGTAGAAGGCGATAGTGCAGGCGGAAGCGCGAAACAAGGAAGAGACAGACAATTCCAAGCTATTTTGCCCCTAAGAGGTAAAATTCTCAATATTGAAAAGACTGATGATGCCAAAATCTACAAAAACAATGAAATTCAGTCTTTAATTACTGCCCTTGGTTTGGGGATTAAAGGGGAAGAATTCGATTCGTCTCAGTTACGCTATCATCGCGTGGTTATAATGACTGACGCTGATGTTGATGGGGCGCACATCAGAACGCTGTTACTTACTTTCTTCTATCGCTATCAACGGGAATTAGTCGATCAAGGATACGTATATATAGCTTGTCCTCCACTTTATAAAGTAGAACGGGGACGCAATCATTATTATTGTTATAGCGATCGCGAGTTACAACAATTGACTAGGGAATTTCCTGCTAATGCTAACTATACAATCCAACGATTCAAAGGTTTAGGGGAGATGATGCCCGAACAACTTTGGGAAACTACCATGAACCCTGAAACCCGTACCCTGAAACGAGTAGAGATTGAAGATGCAGCCGAAGCTGACCGAATTTTTACCGTTTTAATGGGCGATCGCGTTGCCCCCAGAAGAGAGTTTATTGAAACTCATGGTTCAAGATTAGATCTCAACGAGCTTGATATTTAA
- the holA gene encoding DNA polymerase III subunit delta produces the protein MPIYLYWGEDDFEIDRAVVQLQQQILNPDWQQFNYHKLPGDRKETILEGLNQVMTPVFGMGERLVWLAETNLCQQCSDDLLIELQRTLPVVPDTSHLLLTTSKKPDSRLKVTKLIKEYAQVKEFTLIPPWETDRLITKVKETAQTKAVPLTSKAIELLADSVGNNTRQLCNELDKLSLYYQDHHQPLDQKATAYAPASLSTPCLGEAEIASLVICNTQNSIKLAEAIIAGKTATALGLISDLINLNEPPLKIVATLVAKFRTWLVIKLMEETGNRDNKLIAEAAEIGNPFRVKYLQREIATLSSQQLITALPLLLDLEYSLKKGANSLATLQTKIIELCCLF, from the coding sequence ATGCCTATTTATTTGTATTGGGGAGAAGACGATTTTGAGATCGATAGGGCAGTAGTTCAATTACAGCAACAAATTCTTAATCCTGATTGGCAACAATTTAATTATCATAAACTACCAGGCGATCGCAAGGAAACTATTCTTGAAGGATTAAATCAAGTGATGACTCCTGTATTTGGTATGGGAGAACGTTTGGTTTGGTTAGCCGAGACTAATCTATGTCAGCAATGTTCGGATGATCTTTTAATTGAATTGCAACGAACCTTACCAGTTGTGCCTGATACTTCTCATCTGTTGTTGACTACTAGCAAAAAACCCGATAGTCGACTCAAAGTAACTAAATTAATTAAAGAATATGCTCAAGTCAAAGAATTTACTTTAATTCCTCCCTGGGAAACAGATAGGTTAATTACAAAGGTTAAAGAAACCGCTCAAACTAAAGCAGTTCCACTTACTTCCAAAGCAATTGAATTACTAGCAGATTCAGTTGGAAATAATACTAGACAATTATGTAATGAATTAGATAAATTAAGTCTTTATTATCAAGACCATCATCAACCACTCGATCAAAAGGCGACCGCTTACGCGCCAGCTTCGCTGTCCACACCGTGCCTCGGCGAAGCCGAGATCGCTTCTTTAGTTATTTGTAATACTCAAAATAGCATCAAACTAGCTGAAGCCATTATAGCTGGTAAAACTGCTACAGCTTTGGGATTAATAAGCGATTTAATTAATTTAAACGAACCTCCTTTAAAGATAGTTGCTACTTTGGTAGCAAAATTTCGTACTTGGTTAGTTATTAAACTGATGGAAGAAACAGGCAATAGAGACAATAAACTAATAGCTGAAGCAGCCGAAATTGGTAATCCTTTTCGAGTTAAATACTTACAAAGAGAAATTGCTACTTTATCTTCTCAACAGTTGATTACTGCTTTACCTCTACTATTAGATTTAGAATATAGTCTCAAAAAAGGAGCAAACTCTTTAGCTACTTTGCAGACTAAAATCATTGAATTGTGTTGTTTATTTTAA
- a CDS encoding DUF4278 domain-containing protein, producing the protein MKCGYRGVVYDCQVISLEIREQEIIGMYRGANLYSRQIQTSLKSNDILPLLMLKYRGNAYGKSSPQYLFNSGRNNLKRENNFDSLKLFSE; encoded by the coding sequence ATGAAATGCGGTTATCGTGGTGTTGTTTATGATTGTCAAGTGATTTCTCTAGAAATAAGAGAACAAGAAATTATTGGAATGTATCGAGGGGCTAATTTATATTCTAGACAAATTCAAACTTCGCTGAAATCTAACGACATTCTTCCGCTATTGATGCTGAAATATCGAGGAAATGCGTATGGTAAATCTTCTCCACAATATCTTTTTAATTCTGGTCGAAATAATTTAAAAAGAGAAAATAATTTTGATTCTTTAAAGCTTTTTTCTGAATGA